From the genome of Agromyces badenianii:
GCCTGATCGGGCTGCTGCCCACCTACGCGCAGGCCGGATGGCTCGGCGCCATCCTGCTCGTGGTGCTGCGCGTCGTGCAGGGACTCTCGCTGGGTGGTGAGTGGGGCGGCTCGATCCTGCTCGCGACCGAGCACTCCGGCCCGGTGAAGCGAGCGTTCTACGCCGCCATCCCCCAGCTCGGCTCCCCCGTCGGATCGATCCTCTCGGCCGCACTCTTCATCGTCATGACGCTCGCACTCCCCGCGGAGGAGCTCGCCGCCTGGGGCTGGCGCATCCCGTTCCTCCTGGCCCTGCCGCTGCTGCTCGTCTCGCTCTACCTCCGCTGGTCGATCGACGAGACCCCGGTGTTCCGCGAGGTCGTCGCCGAGGGCCGCCGCGACCGCGTTCCCTTCCTCGCGATGTTCGCCCGGCGCCCGGTCGCGATCGTCGTGGCGATCGGTGCCGCGCTCCTCGGAATCGGCTCGTACTCGCTCATGAACACCTACACGATCAACTACGGTGCCGAGCAGCTCGGGTTCAGCTTCCAGGACCTGCTCGTGGCGACGACGATCGGCGGTCTCCTCCAGCTCGTCACCATCCCGCTCTTCGGATCGTTGGCGACTCGCATCGGCTCGGCCCGGGTGGTGGCCTGGGGCGCCCTCGGCACGCTGCTCATCACCTTCCCGATGTACTACCTGCTGCAGTTCGCGACGTTCCCGATCCTCGTCGGCACCATGATCATCGGCGGCATCCTGCCCACGATGTCGTGGGCGGCGCTCGGCGGCCTCATGAACGACCTGTTCCCAGATCACTTCCGGTACTCGGCGCTCTCGGTGTCGTACGCCATCGCCGCGACCGTCGGCGGCTTCGTTCCCCTCGTCACCATCGCGATCGGCGAGGCCAGCGGCTACGCGTGGTGGCACCCCGGCATCGTGCTCGGCATCCTCTCGCTGCTGACGCTCGTCGCGGCCTTCGTCGCCGCACGCATGCGGAAGGCGCCCGAGGTCGGCGAGTTCGACGATGCGCGGGAGCACGCCACGGTCTGATCGGCGGCCCGCCGAGGCATCCGCCCCGCTGACGGGCGGGCGCCCCGGCTGCCCTGCGGCTCTCGGGTAGGCTGGACTGTCGCACATTCAGGCACCTCACGACCGACTCGGTGCCGCCGATATCGAACCGGAGCATCATGACCGACACCGCGCGCATTCCCGACAAGCCCGCCCTCGAAGGCCTCGAATCGGTCTGGGGAGGCGCTTGGGAGCGCGAGGGCACCTACCGGTTCGACCGCGCATCGGCGACCCGCGAGTGCATCTACTCGATCGACACCCCGCCGCCGACCGCCTCGGGTTCGCTCCACATCGGCCACGTGTTCTCGTACACGCACACCGACGTCGTGGCGCGCTTCCAGCGCATGCGCGGCAAGAGCGTCTTCTATCCCATGGGCTGGGACGACAACGGCCTGCCGACCGAGCGCCGCGTGCAGAACTACTACGGCGTGCGCTGCGACCCGACGCTCGCCTACGTCGAGGGCTTCGTGCCGCCGTTCGAGGGCGGCGACGGCAAGTCGACGAAGGCGGCCGACCAGCTGCCGATCAGCCGTCGCAACTTCATCGAGCTCTGCGAACGCCTGACCATCGAAGACGAGCAGCAGTTCGAGGCGCTGTGGCGCCAGCTCGGCCTCTCCGTCGACTGGACGCAGACGTACCGCACGATCGGCGAGGAGTCGCTGTTCGCCTCGCAGCTCGCCTTCGTGCGCAACGTCGAACGAGGCGAGGCCTATCAGGCGCTCGCGCCGACACTGTGGGATGTCACGTTCCGCACGGCCGTCGCGCAGGCCGAGCTCGAAGACCGCGAGCAGCAGGGCCACTACCACCGCGTCTCCTTCCACGCGCCCGACGGCGGCGTCGTCGAGATCGAGACGAGTCGCCCCGAACTGATCCCCGCGTGCGTGGCCCTCGTCGCCCACCCCGACGACGAGCGCTACCAGCCGCTCTTCGGCACCACGGTGACGACCCCGGTCTTCGGCGTCGAGGTGCCCGTGCTCGCGCACCACCTCGCCCAGAAAGACAAGGGCACCGGCATCGCCATGATCTGCACCTTCGGTGACATCACCGACGTGGTGTGGTGGCGCGAACTCGACCTGCCCAACCGCGCGATCATCGGCTTCGACGGCCGTGTCATCGCAGACGCGCCCGAGGCGATCACCTCCGAGGCGGGGCAGGCCGCGTTCGCCGAGCTCGCCGGCAAGACGAGCTTCTCGGCGAAGCAGGCCGTCGTGCAGCTGCTCCGCGACTCCGGCGACCTGCTCGCCGACCCGAAGGCGATCACCCACCCGGTGAAGTTCTTCGAGAAGGGCGACAAGCCCCTCGAGATCGTCTCGACCCGCCAGTGGTACATCAAGAACGGCGCCCGAGACGAGGCACTGCGCGAGCGCCTGCTCGCCCACGGCCGCGAGATCGACTGGCACCCCGACTTCATGCGGGTTCGGTACGACAACTGGGTCGGCGGCCTCTCGGGCGACTGGCTCGTGTCGCGCCAGCGCTTCTTCGGCGTGCCCATCCCGGTCTGGTACCCGCTCGATGCGTCCGGCGACCCGAAATTCGACGAGCCGATCGTCGCGACCCGGGAGATGCTGCCGGTCGACCCATCGTCGGCGGCCGCACCCGGCTTCGACGAGTCGCAGCGCGGCGTGGCCGGCGGGTTCATCGGCGAGCACGACGTCATGGACACCTGGGCGACCTCCTCCCTCACCCCCCAGCTCGCGGGCGGTTGGGAGCGCGACCCCGAGCTCTTCGAACTCGTCTTCCCGTACTCCCTACGCCCGCAGGGCCAAGACATCATCCGCACCTGGCTCTTCTCGACGACCCTCCGGGCCGAGCTCGAGCACGGTGTGACACCGTGGGCGAACGCCGCGATCTCGGGCTTCATCGTCGACCCCGACCGCAAGAAGATGTCGAAGTCCAAGGGCAACGTCGTGACCCCGGCAGGCCTCCTCGACCAGCACGGCTCCGACGCGGTGCGCTACTGGGCGGCATCCTCGCGCCTCGGCACCGACGCGGCGTTCGATCCGCAGAATCCCACGCAGGTCAAGATCGGCCGCCGCCTCGCCATCAAGGTGCTGAACGCCGCGAAGTTCATCCTCGGCTTCGAGGGGCGAGCGGATGCCCCGGTGACCGTGCCCGTCGACCGCAGCATGCTCGCCGAACTCGCCGTGGTCGTCGACCGGGCGACTCGCGCACTCGAGGCCTACGACCACGCGCGTGCCCTCGAGCTGAGCGAGACCTTCTTCTGGACCTTCTGCGACGACTACCTCGAACTCGTGAAGGAGCGCGCCTACGGCGCCGCGAGCCGCGAGCAGGCCTCGGCTGTCGCCGCCCTCAAGACCGCGCTCGACGTGCTGCTGCGGCTCTTCGCGCCGGTCATCCCGTTCGCCACGGAAGAGGCGTGGCGCTGGTCGCACGACGGTTCCGTGCACCGCGCGGCGTGGCCGACGGTCGACGACCTCGCGGCCCGCGGCGAGGCCGGCGTCGAGCTCCTCGAGCTGGCCGGCCTCGCGCTGACCGGCATCCGGCGCGCGAAGACCGACGTCAAGGCATCGCAGAAGACGCCGGTCTCGAGCGCCGCGATCGCGGCGCCGGCCGCGACGATCGCCCTGCTGGAGTCGGTCGCATCAGATCTGCGTGCGGTGGGGCGCATCGCCGAGCTCGGCTTCGTCGAAGCCGAGTCGTTCGAAGTCCGCGACGTCGTCTTCGAGGCGACATCGGAATAGGGGGAACCATGAGCTACGAGATCCGATCGGCCGGTGACGACGACTTCTTCGGATGGCTGCCGCTCTTCGAGGCGTACTGCCGCTTCTACGAGACCGAGCTCGACGACGCCAAGGCGCTGATCGTCTGGAACTGGATCCGTGACGAGGCCGAGCCGCTTCAGGCCGCACTGGCGGTCGACGACGACGGCCGCCCGGTGGGGCTCGCGCACTTCCGCCCCGTGCCGCACTCGCTGACCGCGACCCGCGGCATGCACCTCGACGACCTGTACGTCGACGAGGGCGTGCGCGGTTCCGGAGTCGGGCGGGCGCTCATCGAGTACGTGCACGCACGCGCGGCCGAGATCGGCCACGGCGGCGTCAGCTGGATCACCGCCGACGACAACACCGGGGCGCAGCAGTTGTACGACCGGCTCGCGCAACGCACCAGCTGGGTGACGTACGAGATGGACGCCTGATGCGGCTCGGCACCCGCTGGGCGTTCGGCTCGGTGCCGCCGGCATCCGTTCCGGCCGAGTTGCGCGAGCGCATCGCTGCCGCCGAGGCGTCGTTCGCCGGCGAGGGCGCCGACCGCCACTGGACCCTCACCTGGCTCGAGGGCCGGCCGATCGTCGAACTCGACGACGGCACGGTCGTGCGCGACACGATCATCGACGCGCACGACGCCGACGAGGACTGGTAGGCCCGGGCGCACCGCGACCGGGCCACCGCGGCCCGTTAGGCGCGCGCGGCTCACTTGGCGCGCACGGCTCACTAGGCGCGAGCGATGATCTCGCCGTGCGGCATCAGCAACCAGCCGTCTGCGTCGGCCGCCCACGCGCGCCACGCCTCGGCGACGCGGCGCAGTTCCTCCACGTTCGAGTGACCGGATTCGATCGCGTGCGCGGCGAACTGCGACTCGGTCGCACGTTCGGCCCATGATCCGCCCCACCACTCGCGTTCGAGGTCGGTTGCGAACACCCAGGCGGTGCCGGTCGCGGCGATGTCGGTGAATCCGGCCTCGCGTGCCCATCCCTTCAGCCGGCGTCCGGCGTCGGCCTCGCCGCCGTTCCACTCGTGCACCGAGTGGTACAGCTCGAGCCAGCGCGTGAGTCCCGGCGAAGGCGGGTTCCAGATCACGCCGCCGTAATCGACGTCGCGAGCCGCGACGACCCCGCCGCGTTTCGTCACCCGGCGGAACTCGCGGAGCGCCTCGACCGGCCGGCTCAGGTGCTGCAGCACCTGGTGGGCGTGCACGACATCGAAGGTGTCGTCATCGAAGTCGAGCGCGTACGCGTCGCCCACCGCGAACTCGACGTTCGCCACGCCCTCGCTCCGGGCGAGCCCCGCAGCCCGGGCGACCACCTCGGCCGACGCGTCGATGCCGATGACCCCGCCGGGGCGCACCCGGCGGGCGAGGTCGAGGGTGATGGTGCCGGGACCGCTGCCCACGTCGAGCACTCGTGCGCCCTCGCGCAGGTGCGGAGCGAGATACGCCGCCGAGTTCTCGACGGTGCGCCACGAGTGCATCCGCAGCACGCTCTCGTGATGGCCGTGCGTGTACTCGTCTCGCGGGGCTTCGGGCCGATCCGTGCTCATGCACCGAGCCTAGGCTCCTTCAGCGCTCGGCGACACGAACTACGGTGGATGGATGAACGACCCGTCCAACCCGTTCCTCGAGCCGAGCCCGCTGCCGTACCGGCTCCCGCTCTTCGCCCTCATCCGGCCCCAGCACTACCGGGAGGCGATCGAGCTCGGCATGCAGCAGCAGCGCGTCGCGGTCGAGGCGATCGCCACGGATGCCGCGCCGGCGACGTTCGCGAACACGATCGTCGCGCTCGAACGCTCGGGTGAGCTGCTCCGGCGGGTGCTGCCCGTCTTCGCGAATGCGAGCTCGGCCGACAGCGACGCCGCGATCGATGCCCTCGAGGTCGAGTTCGCGCCGGTGCTCGCCGCCCACCGGGACGCGATCCGGCTCGACCCGCGCCTCTACGCGCGGCTCGTCGCCCTGCACGCCTCGCGGGACGGGCTCGAGCTCGATGCCGAATCGGTTCGGCTGCTCGAGCAGTACCACCGGAGGGCGACCCTCGCCGGTGCAGCACTGAACGACGCCGAACGCGCCGAGCTCACGGCGCTGAACACCCGCGTCTCCGAGCTCACGACCGACTTCCAGCAGCGCCTGCTCGCCGACAGCAACGCCCTCGCGGTGCACCTCACCGACGCCGACGAGCTCGCAGGACTCGACGAGGGGCGACGCTCGGCCGCACGCGAGGCCGCAGCCGTGCGCGGTCTCGACGGCTGGCTCATCACGCTCGTGCTGCCGACCGGGCAGCCGGCTCTCGCGGCGCTCGAGCGCGACGAGGTGCGCGATCGGCTGTTCCAGGCATCACGGTCCCGCGGATGCCGCGGCGGCGACCACGACACCCGGGCGACACTCCTCGAACTCGTGCGCCTCCGCGCGGATCGTGCACGCCTGCTCGGCTTCGACGATCATGCCGCCGCGGTCACCGTCGACGAGACCGCGGGCACTCCCGAGGCCGTCGCCGGGCTCCTCGGCCGGCTCGTGCCGGCCGCGACCGCGAACGCCAGGCGCGAGGCGCAGGCCCTCGCCGAGCAGGCGACGGCGCTCGGGCGGCGACCGGTCGAGGCATCCGACTGGGCGCTGCTCAGCGAGTCTGTGCGGCGCGAGCGCTTCGACGTGGACCTGCGGTCGATGCGCCCGTACTTCGAGTTCGACCGTGTGCTCACCCGCGGCGTCTTCCACGCCGCGACGCTGCTCTACGGGCTGCGGTTCACCGAGCGCACCGATCTCGTCGGGTACCACCCCGAGACCCGCGTCTTCGAGGTCTTCGAGGAGGACGGCTCGCCCGTCGGTCTCTACCTGCTCGACCTGTACACGCGCGACTCGAAGCGCGGCGGCGCCTGGATGAGCTCCCTCGTCGAGCAATCCGCCCTCGAGGACGCCCTGCCCGTCGTCGTGAACAACCTGAACGTGCCGCGTCCCGCCGCGGGCGAGCCGACGCTGCTCACGCTCGACGAGACCGAGACGCTCTTCCACGAGTTCGGCCATGCCCTGCACGGACTGCTCTCACGCGTCGTGCATCCGTCGCTCTCGGGCACGAACGTGTACCGCGACTTCGTCGAGCTGCCAAGCCAGGTCAACGAGCTCTGGGTGCTGCGACCCGAAGTGCTCGGTGAGTACGCGATCCATCACGAGACCGGCGAGCGGATGCCGCAGCAGCTCGTCGACCGACTCCTGGCGTCGCGCACGTTCGACGAGGGCTTCGCCACCACCGAGTACCTCGCCGCCGCAGTGCTCGACCAGGCCTGGTACGGGCTCTCCCCTGATGAGGCGGCCGCCGTCACCGACGTGGCCGAGTTCGAGCGCACGGCTCTCGCCGCCGCCGGCCTCGACGACCGGCTCGTGCCGCCGCGGTACTCGAGCACCTACTTCGCCCACGTCTTCGCTGGCGGCTACGACGCCGGATACTACTCCTACATCTGGAGCGAGGTGCCGGGCGCCGACATCATGGCGTGGTTCGAGGCGAACGGCGGCGCCACGCGCGCGAACGGCGCGCGATTCCGCGAGGAGATCCTCGCTCCCGGAGGCTCGCGCGACCCGCGCGAGTCGATCCGCCTGCTGCTCGGGCGCGAGCCCGAGATCGCCGCGCTCCTCGAGCGGCGCGGTCTCTCCTGAGACGACGGATGCCCCGTGCAGCATGCTGCACGGGGCATCCGTCGATGTCGAGGGGACTGCTCAGATCGCGAAGCCGAGCGCCCGCATCATGTCGCGGCCGTCGTCGGTGATGCGCTCGGGACCCCACGGCGGCATCCACACCCAGTTGATGCGGAACGCGTCGACCGTGCCGTCGAGCGCCTCTGCGGTCTGCTCCTCGATGACGTCGGTGAGGGGGCACCCGGCGCTCGTGAGCGTCATGTGGATGACCAGTGCGTCGTTCTCGTCGTCCCAGCCGAGGTCGTAGATGAGGCCGAGGTCGACGATGTTGACCCCGAGCTCGGGGTCCATGACGTCTTTGAGCGCTTCGGTGACCTGGTCGAAGCGCTCGGGCGCGAGGGAGGTGACCATGATGCGATTCTACCCTCGGCCTATTCGGCCGGCACCGCTTCGGCCGCGGACTCTGCGACCTGGTACCGGTCGTAGCCCTCTTCTTCGAGACGGTCGGCGAGCTCGGCACCGCCCTGCTCGGCGATCTTGCCCGCGACGAAGACGTGCACGAAGTCGGGCTCGATGTAGCGCAGGATGCGCGTGTAGTGCGTGATGAGGAGGATTCCGAGCCCGGTCTTGGCGTGGGCTCGGTTGACCCCCTCGGAGACGATCTTCAGCGCGTCGACGTCGAGACCCGAGTCGGTCTCGTCGAGCACGGCGAACTTCGGCTTCAGCAGCTCGAGCTGCAGGATCTCGTTGCGCTTCTTCTCGCCGCCCGAGAAGCCCTCGTTGACGTTGCGCTCGGCGAATGCCGAGTCCATCTTGAGGTTCGACATCGACTCGCGCACGTCCTTGATCCAGCCGCGGATCGAGGGCGCCTCGCCGTCGA
Proteins encoded in this window:
- a CDS encoding MFS transporter, with amino-acid sequence MTVTATTHAESAASASPTRRVAWASMIGTSLESFDFYVFAYFSAYFIGPLFFDPLGDFGGTLAGFSTIAVAFIVRPLGAALFGHMGDRLGRRATLLWTVGVMGVATGLIGLLPTYAQAGWLGAILLVVLRVVQGLSLGGEWGGSILLATEHSGPVKRAFYAAIPQLGSPVGSILSAALFIVMTLALPAEELAAWGWRIPFLLALPLLLVSLYLRWSIDETPVFREVVAEGRRDRVPFLAMFARRPVAIVVAIGAALLGIGSYSLMNTYTINYGAEQLGFSFQDLLVATTIGGLLQLVTIPLFGSLATRIGSARVVAWGALGTLLITFPMYYLLQFATFPILVGTMIIGGILPTMSWAALGGLMNDLFPDHFRYSALSVSYAIAATVGGFVPLVTIAIGEASGYAWWHPGIVLGILSLLTLVAAFVAARMRKAPEVGEFDDAREHATV
- the valS gene encoding valine--tRNA ligase, with the translated sequence MTDTARIPDKPALEGLESVWGGAWEREGTYRFDRASATRECIYSIDTPPPTASGSLHIGHVFSYTHTDVVARFQRMRGKSVFYPMGWDDNGLPTERRVQNYYGVRCDPTLAYVEGFVPPFEGGDGKSTKAADQLPISRRNFIELCERLTIEDEQQFEALWRQLGLSVDWTQTYRTIGEESLFASQLAFVRNVERGEAYQALAPTLWDVTFRTAVAQAELEDREQQGHYHRVSFHAPDGGVVEIETSRPELIPACVALVAHPDDERYQPLFGTTVTTPVFGVEVPVLAHHLAQKDKGTGIAMICTFGDITDVVWWRELDLPNRAIIGFDGRVIADAPEAITSEAGQAAFAELAGKTSFSAKQAVVQLLRDSGDLLADPKAITHPVKFFEKGDKPLEIVSTRQWYIKNGARDEALRERLLAHGREIDWHPDFMRVRYDNWVGGLSGDWLVSRQRFFGVPIPVWYPLDASGDPKFDEPIVATREMLPVDPSSAAAPGFDESQRGVAGGFIGEHDVMDTWATSSLTPQLAGGWERDPELFELVFPYSLRPQGQDIIRTWLFSTTLRAELEHGVTPWANAAISGFIVDPDRKKMSKSKGNVVTPAGLLDQHGSDAVRYWAASSRLGTDAAFDPQNPTQVKIGRRLAIKVLNAAKFILGFEGRADAPVTVPVDRSMLAELAVVVDRATRALEAYDHARALELSETFFWTFCDDYLELVKERAYGAASREQASAVAALKTALDVLLRLFAPVIPFATEEAWRWSHDGSVHRAAWPTVDDLAARGEAGVELLELAGLALTGIRRAKTDVKASQKTPVSSAAIAAPAATIALLESVASDLRAVGRIAELGFVEAESFEVRDVVFEATSE
- a CDS encoding GNAT family N-acetyltransferase → MSYEIRSAGDDDFFGWLPLFEAYCRFYETELDDAKALIVWNWIRDEAEPLQAALAVDDDGRPVGLAHFRPVPHSLTATRGMHLDDLYVDEGVRGSGVGRALIEYVHARAAEIGHGGVSWITADDNTGAQQLYDRLAQRTSWVTYEMDA
- a CDS encoding methyltransferase domain-containing protein, which codes for MSTDRPEAPRDEYTHGHHESVLRMHSWRTVENSAAYLAPHLREGARVLDVGSGPGTITLDLARRVRPGGVIGIDASAEVVARAAGLARSEGVANVEFAVGDAYALDFDDDTFDVVHAHQVLQHLSRPVEALREFRRVTKRGGVVAARDVDYGGVIWNPPSPGLTRWLELYHSVHEWNGGEADAGRRLKGWAREAGFTDIAATGTAWVFATDLEREWWGGSWAERATESQFAAHAIESGHSNVEELRRVAEAWRAWAADADGWLLMPHGEIIARA
- a CDS encoding M3 family metallopeptidase; protein product: MNDPSNPFLEPSPLPYRLPLFALIRPQHYREAIELGMQQQRVAVEAIATDAAPATFANTIVALERSGELLRRVLPVFANASSADSDAAIDALEVEFAPVLAAHRDAIRLDPRLYARLVALHASRDGLELDAESVRLLEQYHRRATLAGAALNDAERAELTALNTRVSELTTDFQQRLLADSNALAVHLTDADELAGLDEGRRSAAREAAAVRGLDGWLITLVLPTGQPALAALERDEVRDRLFQASRSRGCRGGDHDTRATLLELVRLRADRARLLGFDDHAAAVTVDETAGTPEAVAGLLGRLVPAATANARREAQALAEQATALGRRPVEASDWALLSESVRRERFDVDLRSMRPYFEFDRVLTRGVFHAATLLYGLRFTERTDLVGYHPETRVFEVFEEDGSPVGLYLLDLYTRDSKRGGAWMSSLVEQSALEDALPVVVNNLNVPRPAAGEPTLLTLDETETLFHEFGHALHGLLSRVVHPSLSGTNVYRDFVELPSQVNELWVLRPEVLGEYAIHHETGERMPQQLVDRLLASRTFDEGFATTEYLAAAVLDQAWYGLSPDEAAAVTDVAEFERTALAAAGLDDRLVPPRYSSTYFAHVFAGGYDAGYYSYIWSEVPGADIMAWFEANGGATRANGARFREEILAPGGSRDPRESIRLLLGREPEIAALLERRGLS
- a CDS encoding metal-sulfur cluster assembly factor, whose amino-acid sequence is MVTSLAPERFDQVTEALKDVMDPELGVNIVDLGLIYDLGWDDENDALVIHMTLTSAGCPLTDVIEEQTAEALDGTVDAFRINWVWMPPWGPERITDDGRDMMRALGFAI
- the sufC gene encoding Fe-S cluster assembly ATPase SufC: MSVLEIKNLHVNVETDQGTREILRGVDLVINEGEIHAIMGPNGSGKSTLAYTIAGHPKYQVVEGEILLDGENVLEMSVDARARAGLFLAMQYPVEIPGVTVTNFLRTAKTAIDGEAPSIRGWIKDVRESMSNLKMDSAFAERNVNEGFSGGEKKRNEILQLELLKPKFAVLDETDSGLDVDALKIVSEGVNRAHAKTGLGILLITHYTRILRYIEPDFVHVFVAGKIAEQGGAELADRLEEEGYDRYQVAESAAEAVPAE